In Candidatus Binatia bacterium, one DNA window encodes the following:
- a CDS encoding DegQ family serine endoprotease has product MRSIAKIVFLVVIGFATGWFAVENRSPAEAQAKSNITEETGTCGKCALPDFVQLSERWRNSVVNIATENKAPKRRPGFRGNPHGGSPRGGPGGPEFSDPFERFFGPGGPGRSMPRRSLGSGFIFDKAGFILTNNHVIENADEIHIKLNSGEEYDAKLVGRDPKTDVAVLKIEADNELQAIPFGDSEALRVGEWVMAIGNPFGLDFSVTAGIVSAKGRFIGQGNYDDFIQTDAPINPGNSGGPLINMDGHVVGINTSIFSRSGGNIGIGFAIPIDLARDLIPQLKADGKVTRGWMGVMIQKVTPEIAESLGLEEAKGALVADVVDDGPAEKAGIQVGDVIMTFAGNEVESSNDLPTLVAREPIGDEVPVVVWRDGEEATLELKIAQMEEDDSVLSDDMADEFGLSAQNLTPEISESLGMDPETKGVIVSGVEPGTSAGDAGLRRGDVILEVNRQPIKDLDAFHAKLAERKKGKSLLLLVRRGDSTVFLALKPPAD; this is encoded by the coding sequence ATGCGCAGCATTGCGAAAATTGTATTTCTCGTAGTCATTGGATTTGCCACGGGATGGTTTGCGGTCGAGAACCGTTCCCCCGCAGAAGCTCAAGCGAAATCGAATATCACTGAGGAGACGGGCACCTGCGGTAAATGCGCTCTCCCGGATTTCGTGCAGCTATCCGAGAGGTGGCGTAATTCTGTGGTGAATATCGCCACGGAGAACAAGGCGCCGAAGCGCCGCCCCGGCTTTCGGGGCAATCCGCATGGAGGCAGCCCGCGCGGCGGCCCCGGTGGCCCCGAATTCAGCGATCCCTTCGAACGCTTCTTCGGGCCGGGTGGGCCGGGGCGATCGATGCCGCGGCGCAGCCTGGGATCGGGGTTCATTTTCGACAAGGCGGGTTTCATTCTCACCAACAATCACGTGATCGAGAATGCCGACGAGATTCATATCAAGTTGAACTCCGGCGAAGAATACGATGCCAAGCTGGTCGGACGTGATCCGAAAACGGACGTCGCGGTCCTCAAGATCGAAGCAGATAATGAGCTGCAAGCAATTCCCTTCGGAGACTCGGAGGCGCTGCGCGTCGGCGAATGGGTCATGGCGATCGGAAATCCGTTCGGATTGGACTTCTCGGTCACAGCGGGGATCGTCAGCGCAAAGGGCCGCTTTATCGGCCAAGGCAATTACGATGATTTCATCCAGACCGATGCCCCCATCAATCCGGGCAACTCTGGCGGTCCGCTGATCAATATGGACGGTCATGTGGTCGGGATCAACACGTCGATCTTCAGTCGAAGCGGCGGCAATATCGGGATTGGTTTTGCGATTCCGATCGACCTTGCTCGCGACCTGATCCCGCAGCTCAAGGCTGACGGCAAGGTAACGCGCGGTTGGATGGGCGTGATGATCCAGAAAGTCACCCCGGAAATTGCCGAAAGCCTTGGTCTGGAAGAGGCGAAGGGCGCTCTGGTGGCGGATGTCGTCGATGACGGCCCCGCAGAAAAGGCCGGGATTCAGGTTGGGGACGTGATCATGACGTTCGCCGGCAATGAGGTCGAGAGCTCCAACGATTTGCCGACGCTGGTCGCGCGCGAGCCGATCGGGGATGAAGTGCCTGTCGTCGTATGGCGGGACGGTGAGGAGGCCACCCTCGAGCTGAAAATCGCTCAGATGGAGGAAGATGATTCCGTTCTGTCGGATGATATGGCCGACGAGTTCGGTCTGTCCGCGCAAAATCTGACGCCGGAAATCTCCGAGTCGCTGGGGATGGACCCTGAAACCAAGGGTGTGATCGTCTCGGGTGTCGAGCCGGGAACCTCTGCGGGTGATGCGGGTCTGCGCCGCGGCGATGTCATTCTCGAAGTCAATCGTCAGCCGATCAAGGATCTGGATGCCTTCCATGCGAAACTGGCGGAGCGCAAGAAGGGCAAGAGTCTGCTCCTTCTCGTGCGTCGCGGAGACAGTACGGTGTTTTTGGCTTTGAAGCCGCCGGCTGATTGA